Proteins from a genomic interval of Echeneis naucrates chromosome 21, fEcheNa1.1, whole genome shotgun sequence:
- the LOC115062142 gene encoding uncharacterized protein CXorf21 homolog isoform X2, which translates to MHIWKATKHFSAVGSQVTNLRESESSLSMLCEGRLLRMAFAGLEETDFPQPQDALQSAYGLPRAPATPMSGSTRHTSPVERSSPESTGSMNDSSVSGELYISPLQSLDLQRAHSGRQISSEIEISAQAHSGGVSPFLVPTFCQSICQNYSDLHIGGDQVLPLLANDGELRLCTDAQPAGPFLQSCDVPSAVNDSLPGQMPHGGLQPPLRGGSNQWRQGSGRDRSFMFQGREGPFSNSLLNHYLEQKLLDLYQQYMMENMAKEDSDPDPICPLLGSDLVLSSLDQITLKLSQEGNLDAGLAKDMVLSCLLRVAGDMQSSELSTPFLQISNEASSEQLRENKE; encoded by the exons ATGCACATTTGGAAGGCTAccaaacatttttctgctgtggGAAGTCAAGTGACCAACCTGAGAGAATCTGAATCCAGTCTAAG CATGCTTTGCGAAGGGAGACTGTTAAGGATGGCCTTCGCTGGATTGGAGGAGACGGACTTTCCACAACCTCAGGATGCTCTCCAGAGTGCTTACGGGCTGCCAAGAGCACCTGCCACCCCGATGTCAGGCTCCACTAGACACACTTCACCTGTTGAACGCAGTTCCCCTGAGTCAACAGGCAGCATGAATGACAGCAGCGTTTCAGGCGAGCTGTACATTTCTCCTCTGCAGTCCTTGGATCTTCAGAGAGCCCATTCAGGCAGACAGATCTCTTCAGAAATAGAGATCTCAGCTCAGGCACACTCAGGCGGTGTTTCCCCTTTCTTAGTTCCGACTTTCTGTCAGAGCATCTGCCAAAACTACAGTGACCTCCATATTGGAGGGGACCAGGTGCTGCCTCTCTTAGCTAATGATGGTGAGCTCAGGCTCTGCACTGATGCCCAGCCCGCTGGCCCATTTCTTCAGTCTTGTGATGTTCCCTCAGCTGTGAATGACTCTCTGCCAGGGCAGATGCCTCATGGTGGGCTTCAGCCTCCTCTGAGGGGAGGCTCCAATCAGTGGAGGCAGGGGAGCGGTCGTGATCGGAGCTTTATGTTTCAGGGGCGCGAAGGACCATTTTCCAACTCTCTTCTAAATCACTATCTGGAGCAGAAGCTCTTGGACCTGTACCAACAATATATGATGGAAAACATGGCAAAAGAAGATTCTGACCCTGACCCCATTTGTCCTCTGCTGGGCTCAGATCTGGTCTTGAGCAGCCTGGACCAGATCACTCTGAAGCTGAGTCAGGAGGGGAACCTGGATGCCGGTCTGGCCAAGGACATGGTCCTGAGCTGCCTGCTGCGGGTTGCAGGTGACATGCAGTCGAGCGAGCTCAGCACTCCCTTTCTGCAGATTTCAAACGAGGCATCCTCGGAGCAGCTGAGAGAGAATAAGGAGTAA
- the LOC115062142 gene encoding uncharacterized protein CXorf21 homolog isoform X3, whose protein sequence is MLCEGRLLRMAFAGLEETDFPQPQDALQSAYGLPRAPATPMSGSTRHTSPVERSSPESTGSMNDSSVSGELYISPLQSLDLQRAHSGRQISSEIEISAQAHSGGVSPFLVPTFCQSICQNYSDLHIGGDQVLPLLANDGELRLCTDAQPAGPFLQSCDVPSAVNDSLPGQMPHGGLQPPLRGGSNQWRQGSGRDRSFMFQGREGPFSNSLLNHYLEQKLLDLYQQYMMENMAKEDSDPDPICPLLGSDLVLSSLDQITLKLSQEGNLDAGLAKDMVLSCLLRVAGDMQSSELSTPFLQISNEASSEQLRENKE, encoded by the coding sequence ATGCTTTGCGAAGGGAGACTGTTAAGGATGGCCTTCGCTGGATTGGAGGAGACGGACTTTCCACAACCTCAGGATGCTCTCCAGAGTGCTTACGGGCTGCCAAGAGCACCTGCCACCCCGATGTCAGGCTCCACTAGACACACTTCACCTGTTGAACGCAGTTCCCCTGAGTCAACAGGCAGCATGAATGACAGCAGCGTTTCAGGCGAGCTGTACATTTCTCCTCTGCAGTCCTTGGATCTTCAGAGAGCCCATTCAGGCAGACAGATCTCTTCAGAAATAGAGATCTCAGCTCAGGCACACTCAGGCGGTGTTTCCCCTTTCTTAGTTCCGACTTTCTGTCAGAGCATCTGCCAAAACTACAGTGACCTCCATATTGGAGGGGACCAGGTGCTGCCTCTCTTAGCTAATGATGGTGAGCTCAGGCTCTGCACTGATGCCCAGCCCGCTGGCCCATTTCTTCAGTCTTGTGATGTTCCCTCAGCTGTGAATGACTCTCTGCCAGGGCAGATGCCTCATGGTGGGCTTCAGCCTCCTCTGAGGGGAGGCTCCAATCAGTGGAGGCAGGGGAGCGGTCGTGATCGGAGCTTTATGTTTCAGGGGCGCGAAGGACCATTTTCCAACTCTCTTCTAAATCACTATCTGGAGCAGAAGCTCTTGGACCTGTACCAACAATATATGATGGAAAACATGGCAAAAGAAGATTCTGACCCTGACCCCATTTGTCCTCTGCTGGGCTCAGATCTGGTCTTGAGCAGCCTGGACCAGATCACTCTGAAGCTGAGTCAGGAGGGGAACCTGGATGCCGGTCTGGCCAAGGACATGGTCCTGAGCTGCCTGCTGCGGGTTGCAGGTGACATGCAGTCGAGCGAGCTCAGCACTCCCTTTCTGCAGATTTCAAACGAGGCATCCTCGGAGCAGCTGAGAGAGAATAAGGAGTAA
- the LOC115062142 gene encoding uncharacterized protein LOC115062142 isoform X1, producing MMSSCNITFANKESDIPTSSLGGTKQPTRPCWSPQCMHIWKATKHFSAVGSQVTNLRESESSLSMLCEGRLLRMAFAGLEETDFPQPQDALQSAYGLPRAPATPMSGSTRHTSPVERSSPESTGSMNDSSVSGELYISPLQSLDLQRAHSGRQISSEIEISAQAHSGGVSPFLVPTFCQSICQNYSDLHIGGDQVLPLLANDGELRLCTDAQPAGPFLQSCDVPSAVNDSLPGQMPHGGLQPPLRGGSNQWRQGSGRDRSFMFQGREGPFSNSLLNHYLEQKLLDLYQQYMMENMAKEDSDPDPICPLLGSDLVLSSLDQITLKLSQEGNLDAGLAKDMVLSCLLRVAGDMQSSELSTPFLQISNEASSEQLRENKE from the exons ATGATGAGCAGCTGCAACATTACATTTGCAAACAAAGAATCTGATATTCCCACTTCCTCTTTGGGTGGTACAAAACAACCAACCCGCCCATGTTGGTCTCCTCAATGTATGCACATTTGGAAGGCTAccaaacatttttctgctgtggGAAGTCAAGTGACCAACCTGAGAGAATCTGAATCCAGTCTAAG CATGCTTTGCGAAGGGAGACTGTTAAGGATGGCCTTCGCTGGATTGGAGGAGACGGACTTTCCACAACCTCAGGATGCTCTCCAGAGTGCTTACGGGCTGCCAAGAGCACCTGCCACCCCGATGTCAGGCTCCACTAGACACACTTCACCTGTTGAACGCAGTTCCCCTGAGTCAACAGGCAGCATGAATGACAGCAGCGTTTCAGGCGAGCTGTACATTTCTCCTCTGCAGTCCTTGGATCTTCAGAGAGCCCATTCAGGCAGACAGATCTCTTCAGAAATAGAGATCTCAGCTCAGGCACACTCAGGCGGTGTTTCCCCTTTCTTAGTTCCGACTTTCTGTCAGAGCATCTGCCAAAACTACAGTGACCTCCATATTGGAGGGGACCAGGTGCTGCCTCTCTTAGCTAATGATGGTGAGCTCAGGCTCTGCACTGATGCCCAGCCCGCTGGCCCATTTCTTCAGTCTTGTGATGTTCCCTCAGCTGTGAATGACTCTCTGCCAGGGCAGATGCCTCATGGTGGGCTTCAGCCTCCTCTGAGGGGAGGCTCCAATCAGTGGAGGCAGGGGAGCGGTCGTGATCGGAGCTTTATGTTTCAGGGGCGCGAAGGACCATTTTCCAACTCTCTTCTAAATCACTATCTGGAGCAGAAGCTCTTGGACCTGTACCAACAATATATGATGGAAAACATGGCAAAAGAAGATTCTGACCCTGACCCCATTTGTCCTCTGCTGGGCTCAGATCTGGTCTTGAGCAGCCTGGACCAGATCACTCTGAAGCTGAGTCAGGAGGGGAACCTGGATGCCGGTCTGGCCAAGGACATGGTCCTGAGCTGCCTGCTGCGGGTTGCAGGTGACATGCAGTCGAGCGAGCTCAGCACTCCCTTTCTGCAGATTTCAAACGAGGCATCCTCGGAGCAGCTGAGAGAGAATAAGGAGTAA